A region of the Dyadobacter sp. CECT 9275 genome:
CGGTCGCCTATGATCAGCGTTTTTCCAACGGGGTCTGCATCTCCAAAATATTTGCGGGCCTTGGTTGCGGTGAGTACCACCGTTTTCGGTTCCGTCAGGACATTTGCGCCTGAACCACTTATCAGAGGAATTGAGAAAAACGAAAAGAAATTTGAATCAACAAAGGCTACGTTCTCTTCTCTAAATGTTTCCTGACCGCTTGTTACCAACATACCGCCATCATCCCGTAACCGGGCAACCTCCTGCACCCCTGGGTAATCCCGCAGCAAGGCGGGGCCGGCGGGTTCGCTGGCGTAAGCATAATGTATATCTTTTTCACTCAATCGAACCTTCAGGGTCATGCGGTACATCCGGTCAGCATGGGTATGATAATCGTCGTAACTTAGCTCATGCCCCACAAAGAGGATAATCAGCAGACAGGTTGCAAGCCCCACCGCCAGGCCAATTACATTAATGGCAGTAAAGGCTTTATGCCTCCACAGGTTTCGGAAAGCGATGGTCAGATAACTGGAAAGCATATCGGTAAAATGAGGTTTAGTGTAATGGTAGTCATCCTTATAAACGGGCTTGATATTTCTACGTTTTATAAAAAAGGGTGTTAAACAATGCATCACCGCCCATACGTAGTGTATCCGGGCACGTACGGGGCCAAGCTCGCCAGCACGTTTGTGAAAAGCTTCGTGCAGATCACCCTGTATATACTCGAGCCAGTGCGGTGCCACAAACCATTCCAAAAGCTTGTCAGCCCAGCGCGGTGGTTGTAAATTTTGCTGCTGTTTCATATTTACATTTATAGAAGGTTATCAGACAAACCAAGAAGCTGAAGTTTATCCTGAGGGATGGCCTGCCAAAGCCGTTCCCGCATTCGCTGGATTTCCAGCAACACCTGCCCACCTGCAGCTGTCAGGGCAAACAAACGTTTGCGCCTTCCACCCCGCTCGGCGGTTGCCCCACCTACCGAGGAGGATAAAAATCCTTTTTCTTCAAGCCTGTAAAGCGTGGTATGCACGGCGCTGACGGTAAAGCTCCGGCCGGTTTCCTTCTGAAGTTGCTCCATCACGGGTACACCGTATACGTCTCCGGTGCTGGCAGCCACCACCAGTAGTACTAATTCTTCTAACTCTCCAAGGGGCGTCTTTTTCACGAATATTTACAATTGATCTATTAGATACAATATGTTAAATCAAATCTGGTGCCAATAGTAAAGAACTACGCAGGAGCGCCGGAAAGACAGAAGTATGAGTAAATCCTGTCCGGAAACGGACGATTCATGTCCAATTACGGACAGTGAGTGAAGTTCAGAAAAATGATCAGAGAGCAAGAATGTTATTTCAAAATTTTATCATCCGTATGTACAGTGCTTTATTTCATAAATTCTATCATAAAGTGATGTTTTCATAACCCTTGCCTGTAACAAGCAGGGCTTATCCGGGTTCCTGAAACAACAGCAAGCACTACGATAGCGGAACGATCACTTCTTTTCTGACTAAAACTAACGGCGGAATTCGGACACCTGTTCAGGTCGTCAAAAATAATCACTCGAAGAAAACCCGGTAAATATTTGCGTAGCTAAATAGCTACATATATATTTGTAGCCAAATAACTACGCAATGAATTTAAGACGAGACGTATTTCAGGCCATAGCCGACCCTACCCGGAGGGCAATACTGCTGCTGCTGGCTACGCAATCCCTTACCGCCGGTGCAATTGCATCCAACTTTGACACTGCCAGGCCCACCGTTTCCAAACACCTGCAGATACTTACCGCATGTGAATTGTTAAAACAAGAGCAAAACGGCAGAGAAATTTTGTATCACCTCAATGCCGGAAAGATGAAAGAAATAGCTGATTTCATCGAACCGTTCCGCGATATGTGGGACGACCGGTTTAACAAACTGGAAGCCATCATGAAAAATTACAAATCAGAACAGTAGGATTATATGGAACGAAAAACGAAAGTCAGGGCCGAGGACAGCAAACAGGAGATCGTGATCACCAGGGAGTTTGACTTACCGCTGGAATTACTTTTTAAAGCTTACGTGGAACCAGAAATAGTTGCCCAATGGATGGGCACCAGGGTGCTGAAACTTGAAAACAGGAAACATGGCAGCTACCAGTTCGAAACGTCCGATCCACAGGGAAACGTGGTTTTCAGGGCCAATGGGGTCATTCCCGAATTTATACCCAACCAGAAAATCACAAGAACCTTCGAGATGGAAAACACGCCATTTGCCGTGCAGCTGGAATTCCTGGAATTCGAAAAGCTCACGGATCAGACGAGCCTGCTTACCATGCAGATCGTCTACAAATCGGTAGCACTCCGTGACCAGATGCTAAAATTACCCTTTGCCCAGGGCCTCAATATGGCACATAACAGATTACAGGAAACCTTGAACCCCTTAAAATAATAACCGACCATGACCAAAAGAAACAAAATCATTTACTGGATCGCAACGGTCTGGCTTGCTTTGGGAATGACCTCTACCGGAATCGTACAAGTAATGAAGATAAAGGAGGAGACAGATATGATGGCCCGCCTGGGTTATCCGCTTTATTTCCTCACCATAATCGGCGTGTGGAAACTGCTGGGGGTTGTGGCCATACTGGTTCCGAAATTCCCTCTGGTGAAAGAATGGGCATATGCCGGGTTCTTTTTTGTCATGTCGGGTGCGGTGGTCTCGCACTTAGCGGTAGGTGATGCCGCCAAAGATTTTTTCGGACCCGTATTATTAATCATCCTGACGGTAGTATCTTGGTATTTCAGACCGCATAGCAGAAAACTCATTACAGCAGATATTTAGACCAAAAGTGATATGACAGTAGAAGAAGCACTTCACCAACTGGAAGCCTTAGGCAGCGAAAAGACGCGCGAGTTTAACCAGAAACGCGGTGCTGGCCAAAATCAGTTTGGTGTTAAAATGGGAGATATCAGAGCGGTGGCAAAAAAAGCAAAAGCTGACCACGCACTGGCACTGGCATTGTGGGAAACCGAAAACGTGGAGGCACGCCTGATGGCCACGCTGATCATCGATCCAAAAAAGCTGTCGCATGAGGATATCACGCGGATGGTAAAATCAGAGAAATATACACTGGTGGCCGACTGGCTGTATTCGTATGTGATCAAAATTCACACGGATACCGAACCGCTGCGGAACGAATGGATGCAGTCAGACGATGTGATGTGTGCACGTGCCGGATGGAGCCTGACCAGCGGGTGTGTTGCCCGAAACCCGGATGTACTCGACCTGCCCGCTCTTCTTGACAGGATAACCGCTGAAATGGCCACGGCCCCTCCGGAGGTACAATGGACCATGAACTCCACCCTGGCCAACATCGGTATTCACTTCCCTGAACATCGTACAAGGGCACTGGCAATTGGAGAGCAATTGGGTATCTACCGCAATTATCCGGTATCCAAAGGTTGTACCTCCCCTTTTGCCCCCATTTGGATTAATGAAATGGTCAGACGTCAGGCATTAATAGTATGAATCCGAAGGTCAACTGGTACTTCAGCAAAGAAGAAAAATGGCAGGAAGAAATCGTACAAATGAGAAGAATTGTACTGGATTGTGGCCTGTCGGAAGAATTGAAATGGGGTTCCCCCTGTTACACATTCGGGAAAAGTAACATTGTACTGATACACGTTTTTAAGGAATACTGTGCTCTTTTGTTTTTTAAGGGAGCTCTATTAAACGACTCCGAAGGCGTACTCATCCGGCAAACGGAGAATGTACAGGCAGCGCGGCAGATCCGTTTCACCAATGTACAACAGGTAAAGGACATGGAATCCATCCTGAAAGCGTATATATCCGAAGCCGTTGAGATAGAAAAGGCTGGCTTGAAGGTGGTATTGAAAAAACCAGCTGAATTCAGTATAGCGGTAGAGTTTCAGAACAAACTAAACGAAATTCCCGGTTTAAAATCTGCTTTTGACGCCCTGACTCCGGGACGGCAGAGAGCCTATCTGCTGCATTTTTCCCAACCCAAACAGGCCGTAACCAGGGAGGCAAGAGTAGAAAAAAACATATCAAAAATCATGACCGGAAAAGGATTGACAGATCTGTAACAACGGGATAAGGAACTTCATTTGACAACAAGCTTTTGATAAACTAATATTGGCGAACATCTTTATTTAAGGACAAACTAAATGGAAAAGCAGCTATCCCCTGACCACAGTGAAGCACTTCTCACAACGTTAAAAAACCGTTTTGAGAAAAACATGAACCGCCATAAAGGAATTGACTGGAACAAGGTCCTGGCAAAACTGGAAGGTAATCCCGAAAAACTATGGTCCCTGGATGAAATGGAAGTGTCGGGCGGAGAACCGGATGTAGTGGGTTATGATCAGAAAACAAATGAGTACATTTTTTTTGACTGTTCCCCGGAAACACCCAAAGACCGCAGAAGCTTTTGTTATGACCACGAAGCACTGGAAGCAAGAAAAGCGAACAAGCCCGAAAACAGTGCAATGAATCAGGCTGCCGAGATGGGAATCGAACTCCTGACAGAAGAACAGTACCTGAAATTGCAGCAACTAGGCAATTTTGATTTAAAAACCTCAAGCTGGCTGCGAACCCCCGCTGATGTCCGTAAACTCGGCGGAGCTATCTTTGGCGACCGCCGTTTTGGCAGGGTTTTCATCTATCACAATGGTGCCGATTCTTATTACGCAGCCAGAGGCTTCCGCGGCGCGCTCAGGGTTTAGAAAACAAGTACTCCCCCGCACCGGAAACATTTACTATCAAATGCCGCAGGCCAACAACACCAAAAATGAGTATTGAATTAAGAAAGCATATCGAAAAAATAACTCCGCTTTCCGACAAAGAGTTTGACTATATCCTTTCTCATTTCACAACCAGGAAATTAAAAAAACACCAGTTTCTTGTTCAGGAAGGGAATTCGGTACCTAACGATTTTTTTGTTGTCAAAGGTTTGCTCAAAGCTTCATTTACAAATACTGAAGGCAAGGAACACATTCTCCAGTTTGCGATGGAAGACTGGTGGATATGCGACTACCAAGCCTATTTCAACCAGACCAACGCCACACTTAATGTGGACTGCCTGGAGGATGTGGAAGTACTTTCTTTGTCGCTCTCCAACCGCGAAAAAATTTGTGCAGACCTTCATAAAATCGAGCATTTTTTCAGACGAAAGTCAAACATGGGATACGTTGCACTACAGCAGCGTATCCTCTCTTTTATGAACAGCGACGCGAAAGGCCGTTACGAACAGCTGCTGAAACAATATCCCTCTTTATTTCAGAGAGTCCCCAAAACACTCATTGCCTCCTACCTGGGCGTTTCCAGAGAAACGCTCAGCCGCCTTACCACCTGATGTGACATAGGTCACAGCAAATTCGTGATATACCTCCTGTGCCAGCCTCCAAAAGACTGGCATTTTTGCATCATGAATTTTAAACGTAAGGCATGAAAAACTACACTCAAAGATCAAGAATAATGGCTTTTGCAGCTGGTATTATTCTTGCTTTCCATTATCTGGCAGCGGCACAAAACAATCCATCAATGAGTATGAAAACGAAAATTCTGTTTGTGGTAACAAGCCACGATCAAAAAGGGAATACGGGTGAACCTACCGGTTACTACCTCAGTGAAGTATCCCATCCCTGGGAAGTACTGCACAACGCTGGTTATGTCATTGATTTTGTCAGCCCCAAAGGAGGCAAAGCACCGGTTGACGGTTTCAACCTGGACGACAACGTCAACAGCAAATTCTGGAACGACAAAACCTATCGTTACAAAGTTGAACATACCTTTAAACCCTCGGAAATTAATCCTGACGACTATGCAGCGATCTTTTACGCAGGCGGGCACGGCGCAATGTGGGACCTGGCCGACAATACCGAACTCGCCAAAATCGCTCAGACCATCTATGAACAAAATGGCGTTGTCAGTGCAGTATTGGAAAATTCGGTGAAACTGACCACCCCAATTCGGTTTAAACTGACCACCTGTTCCGGGCGAAATTGACCACCCCATTTCGGATCAAACTGACCACCTGATTCCGGAGTAAACTGACCACCTGAGAGATTAGAAAATGCTGTAGAATCAACCATATTTTTGGCACGAACCAATCGTGTAAAAGGTATGGCCAATTCGACAATCAGCATGAGCAAAATAAGACAGATTTTACGGATGTACAGCCAGGGCCGCAGCAAGCTCTGGATAGCGGAACAGACAGGTGTTTCCCGCAATACCGCTAAGAAGTACATGACCACTTTTGATGCGAGCGGACTTACCTTTGAACAGATCAACAGCCTGAATGATAAAGAGCTGGATGACTTTTTCGGAACGGTTAAACAGCAGCCACCGCAAGACAGATTGTTGAATCTGCAACGTTGTTTTCCGCAAATAGACAAAGAATTAAAACGGACAGGTGTTACCCGTCATATGCTTTGGGAAGCCTATAAAAAGGAATTTCCGGAAGGATTTGCTTATACCCAGTTTTGCTTTCATCTGACCAAATGGAAGGCCCGCGTTAACCCTGTGATGCATCAGGACCATAAGGCCGGCGATAAGCTGTACATCGATTTTGCAGGTGTTAAATTAAGTATTGTAGATAAAGAGACTGGTGAATTAACTGAGGTTGAAGTGTTTGTGGCTATCCTGGGAGCGAGTCAACTCACTTACGTGGAAGCAGTCAGTAGCCAGCAAAAAGAAGATCTGATCGCAGCTTGCGAGAATGCACTTCATTATATCGGTGGTGTGCCGGCAGCAATTGTTCCGGATAACCTTAAAGCTGCTGTTATAAAAAGCAATAAATACGAACCTACGCTGAACGAGGCCTTTGCCGATTTTGCTGATCATTATGGGACTACGATATTACCTGCACGCGCTTACCGGCCAAGAGATAAGGCGTTGGTGGAAGGTGCTGTCAAAATCGTTTACAGCCGTATTTATGCGCCTTTAAGAAAGCAGGTTTACAACTCACTGACAGAGT
Encoded here:
- a CDS encoding YdeI/OmpD-associated family protein yields the protein MNPKVNWYFSKEEKWQEEIVQMRRIVLDCGLSEELKWGSPCYTFGKSNIVLIHVFKEYCALLFFKGALLNDSEGVLIRQTENVQAARQIRFTNVQQVKDMESILKAYISEAVEIEKAGLKVVLKKPAEFSIAVEFQNKLNEIPGLKSAFDALTPGRQRAYLLHFSQPKQAVTREARVEKNISKIMTGKGLTDL
- a CDS encoding DUF4256 domain-containing protein, with translation MEKQLSPDHSEALLTTLKNRFEKNMNRHKGIDWNKVLAKLEGNPEKLWSLDEMEVSGGEPDVVGYDQKTNEYIFFDCSPETPKDRRSFCYDHEALEARKANKPENSAMNQAAEMGIELLTEEQYLKLQQLGNFDLKTSSWLRTPADVRKLGGAIFGDRRFGRVFIYHNGADSYYAARGFRGALRV
- the istA gene encoding IS21 family transposase is translated as MANSTISMSKIRQILRMYSQGRSKLWIAEQTGVSRNTAKKYMTTFDASGLTFEQINSLNDKELDDFFGTVKQQPPQDRLLNLQRCFPQIDKELKRTGVTRHMLWEAYKKEFPEGFAYTQFCFHLTKWKARVNPVMHQDHKAGDKLYIDFAGVKLSIVDKETGELTEVEVFVAILGASQLTYVEAVSSQQKEDLIAACENALHYIGGVPAAIVPDNLKAAVIKSNKYEPTLNEAFADFADHYGTTILPARAYRPRDKALVEGAVKIVYSRIYAPLRKQVYNSLTELNAAILIALEAHNNQLLRGRNYSRRLQFEEIERSALAPLPILHYEFKKQLHATVMKNGHVCLSVDKHYYSVPYRFIGKKVKLLYSNSVVEAYYHYERIALHKRLKSPYNYSTDKEHLASTHRFVTDWTPDRFLEWASSIHEDVRLYILKILDRKQHPEQAYRSCIGILSFAKKAGEQRLISACQRALSYGIYNYKTIQTILEKNMDQYEDSLFADELPMPKHDNIRGEDYYQ
- a CDS encoding PadR family transcriptional regulator is translated as MKKTPLGELEELVLLVVAASTGDVYGVPVMEQLQKETGRSFTVSAVHTTLYRLEEKGFLSSSVGGATAERGGRRKRLFALTAAGGQVLLEIQRMRERLWQAIPQDKLQLLGLSDNLL
- a CDS encoding DoxX family protein codes for the protein MTKRNKIIYWIATVWLALGMTSTGIVQVMKIKEETDMMARLGYPLYFLTIIGVWKLLGVVAILVPKFPLVKEWAYAGFFFVMSGAVVSHLAVGDAAKDFFGPVLLIILTVVSWYFRPHSRKLITADI
- a CDS encoding SRPBCC family protein; translation: MERKTKVRAEDSKQEIVITREFDLPLELLFKAYVEPEIVAQWMGTRVLKLENRKHGSYQFETSDPQGNVVFRANGVIPEFIPNQKITRTFEMENTPFAVQLEFLEFEKLTDQTSLLTMQIVYKSVALRDQMLKLPFAQGLNMAHNRLQETLNPLK
- a CDS encoding Crp/Fnr family transcriptional regulator; its protein translation is MSIELRKHIEKITPLSDKEFDYILSHFTTRKLKKHQFLVQEGNSVPNDFFVVKGLLKASFTNTEGKEHILQFAMEDWWICDYQAYFNQTNATLNVDCLEDVEVLSLSLSNREKICADLHKIEHFFRRKSNMGYVALQQRILSFMNSDAKGRYEQLLKQYPSLFQRVPKTLIASYLGVSRETLSRLTT
- a CDS encoding ArsR/SmtB family transcription factor, whose translation is MNLRRDVFQAIADPTRRAILLLLATQSLTAGAIASNFDTARPTVSKHLQILTACELLKQEQNGREILYHLNAGKMKEIADFIEPFRDMWDDRFNKLEAIMKNYKSEQ
- a CDS encoding type 1 glutamine amidotransferase domain-containing protein; its protein translation is MKNYTQRSRIMAFAAGIILAFHYLAAAQNNPSMSMKTKILFVVTSHDQKGNTGEPTGYYLSEVSHPWEVLHNAGYVIDFVSPKGGKAPVDGFNLDDNVNSKFWNDKTYRYKVEHTFKPSEINPDDYAAIFYAGGHGAMWDLADNTELAKIAQTIYEQNGVVSAVLENSVKLTTPIRFKLTTCSGRN
- a CDS encoding DNA alkylation repair protein, giving the protein MTVEEALHQLEALGSEKTREFNQKRGAGQNQFGVKMGDIRAVAKKAKADHALALALWETENVEARLMATLIIDPKKLSHEDITRMVKSEKYTLVADWLYSYVIKIHTDTEPLRNEWMQSDDVMCARAGWSLTSGCVARNPDVLDLPALLDRITAEMATAPPEVQWTMNSTLANIGIHFPEHRTRALAIGEQLGIYRNYPVSKGCTSPFAPIWINEMVRRQALIV